GCTAAGTCAACCAGACAACCCAAGGTAGAAACTCCTTTACCAAAGATGATGTCAAATTCCGCGACTCTAAAGGGCGGTGCAACTTTATTTTTGGCGACTTTGACTTTCACTCGGTTCCCAAATTCTTCTGTGCCTTTTTTCAAGGTTTGAATCCGGCGAATATCCAGGCGGACTGAGGCGTAAAATTTTAAGGCATTACCGCCAGTTGTCGTTTCTGGGCTACCGTAAGTAATACCGATTTTTTGGCGTAACTGGTTGATGAAAATGACTGTGCATCCAGATTTACCTATGTTGCCAGTGATTTTACGTAGGGCTTGGCTCATCAGCCGGGCTTGAAGACCAACGTGGATGTCACCCATATCTCCTTCAATTTCCGCACGAGGTACTAGTGCTGCTACTGAGTCAATGACGACAATATCAACTGCGGCGGAGCGCACCAGCTGATCGACAATTTCTAAAGCAGATTCGCCGGTATCAGGTTGGGAAACTAGCAAATTTTCAATATCTACTCCCAAAGCCGCAGCATAGGTAGGATCTAGGGCGTGTTCAGCATCAACGAAGGCTGCAACACCGCCATTTTTTTGGACTTCTGCGAGGGCGTGTAGGGCTACTGTGGTTTTACCAGAACTTTCTGGGCCATAAATTTCAATTACTCGTCCTTTGGGTAGTCCTCCGCCCAATGCTAAGTCTAATGTGAGCGCCCCTGTGGAAATTGTCTCTACTCGCATCCGGGTAGCATCGCCCAGGCGCATGATTGCTCCTTTACCGAAGCTGCGCTCAATTTGGTTGAGTACGATATTTAATGCTTTTTCTTTGCCGGAAGTATCGGTGTTGATAGCCATTATGGACCTCTAAATATAGGAATTATATGGATGTCAGGAATTTTGGGACGGGAGTCTGAGTAGAACAGATATACTATTTTAACCGGAAAATTCTAGAATAGGACTTTAAAAAATAAACGTGACTAAATCGTAATGCGATCGCTCTCAATTTAGATGAGCAATACTACATAATTATAGGCTATTTTTTTAACTACAGAGCTACGCAGATGATACATGACTTGATGCTATTATCAGGCGATCGCTTAAATTTGACTACCTCCCAAAAAGCGTAGATTATCTAGTTTAGACCACAGCACAGTGATTTATTGGCTATTTATCTGCAACTTACTCCAGTTTACAGGGAAGAATCATTAAATAAACGCTGGGTTGAGTTAACCAGCCCATCTAGAGACTGACGCTGATTTTTGAGAGTGCTAAAAGTTTCCATAATCGGCACTAGACAACGTTTCGCGTCTTCATATCCACGGTTTTTTAATTCTGCTATACGTTCAGCACCAAAGTCAAACCAACTATCAATTAAGCCCATGAGTGGTATATCAGACTTATTAATTGGTTATGCTAAAAAAAGTGACTCTTAGGTGTTGAAACAATGGCTGGTTCAAATTTGCACAAGAACTGGTAAGTAAATATGCTACAATGCCGATGTGTTTCCAAGAAATATAAAATCAATGTTATCAAAAAAAGAAGTTCTAAAATCACTTATAGGTAAGAATGTTTTTATAGTTGTTGGTGCTGTTGGCCTACTTATTTATACAATAGATAGACTTGACCAAAAAAAATATTATGAATCAAAAGATGACTTTTATTGTAAACTTACACAAGTAGGAGAAGATATGTTTGAGCAATAGTTTTATCGAGGTTGGCTAAACCTTGAACGCTTACCGAGGGATAACCGCTCCCATGCTCCCTTTGACGTAAGAAGTAAATGTCTAGCTTTGTCTAGTATTTATCTAGCAGGTTATTTATATTCACAATAATGTACGCGTCCTGTACAGTATTAGTTGTATTTTTAGTGTACAGTATTAGTCATGTTGAGATGCTCTATGCAACGCAGGGCAAAGGTATCTAAGTTGTTGATGAAGTGGTAAGAAGATGTAGGGGCAAAGTAGTACAGATAAACTGGATAAAGGTATCAGGAGCTATCTAAGGCTGAGTGAAGGTCAAAATAAAATTCAATTTAATATTCTAATTTAGAGGATGTTGTAAAAGTTCTGCGGGAATATAATAGCAGCCAGCCTCTCATTATTTGCAGTATCTTGAATCAGTGGCGCGATCGCATCATAGACAAGAGATAATAGAGAAGAATCTCTATAAGAGCCATGAGTACCAAAATCACCATTACCTTGCCAGATGAGATTTACCAACGTGCCGAACGCTTTGCACATTTAGCAAATCGGGATGTTGCCAGCATTCTGAGCGATACAATTAAACTCTCGATTCCACCCGTCAGTACAGATGTTAACAGCTTTGAATCTGTGTCCACCCTGACAGATGAACAAGTCTTGGCACTGACCGAACTGCAAATGGAACCAGAACAAGATACTCGGTTAAGTGAACTGCTTGATTGCCAACAGGCTGATACTCTTAATGAAGATGAGCGTTTAGAGTTACAAACCCTGATGCAAGTTTATCAGGAAGGACTTTTGCGGAAAGCAACTGCACTGAGTGAGGCTGTAAGACGTAACTTGATTGAACCTTTAAGCCAGTGAGCCAAATTTCTGAAGAAGTCCGGGCGCGAATACGGACACAGGCCAACAATCAATGCGGTTACTGCCGTAGTCTTCAAAAGTATGTTTTAGGAATCCTGGAAATCGAACACATTATTCCCAAAGCAGCAGGTGGTACTGATGATGAGGAAAATCTGTGGCTTGCCTGTAGGTTATGCAATTGTTACAAAGGCATCCAAACCCATGCGAAAGATCCAGTGACAAACCGTAAAGTTAAACTCTTCAACCCTCGTCAACAAAAATGGTCACGTCATCTAACCTGGACAAACGATGGCACTCAAATTGCAGGTCTAACCGCCTGTGGTCGTGCAACTGTCTTAGCTTTACAACTGAATAACCCCTATGCTGTCACTGTCAGGCAAGCTTGGGTTTCTGCTGGTTGGCATCCACCAACTGAAAAGTGAGCAAAATCACTACAATCCTACTCAACTTATTTGTTAAAATTTGACTAGGCTTCTCCTCACATACCCAGATGACTTTTAACTCTCTGATTCCCGATACAGCGCTTTCAGTAGCCGGATTAACCGACTATATCCGCTTGCTATTAGAACAAGATAATCAATTACGCCAAGTTTGGGTAATTGGGGAAGTTTCCAGTGCTAACAACCATCGCAGGGGCTTATTTTTTACCCTACAAGACCCCGAGGCGACAGCCGGAATTAAGTGTGTGGTTTGGAAAAGCCAAATCCCTAAACTGGCTCAAATGCCAATTGCAGGTGAGCAGTTAATTATTTTGGGTAGTATCAGAGTTTACCCGCAACGGGGAGAGTATCAATTATCGGTTTGGCAAGCTATACCTGCGGGTGCTGGTTTACAGGCGCTAGGCTATCAACAATTAAAAAACCGATTGCTGGCTGAGGGTTTATTTGATACAGAACGCAAACGCCCTCTACCTCTGCACCCTCAAACTATTGCTGTGGTAACATCACCCACGGCGGCGGCTTGGGGCGATATTCAAAAAACTCTCAAGCAACGATATCCAGGTTTACAGGTGTTATTTTCTCCCGCTACTGTGCAGGGTGAGCAAGCACCTGATTCTATAGTTAAGGCGATTAATCGCGTCAATCGTGATGGTCGCGCCCAGGTGCTGATTTTATCACGGGGTGGTGGTGCGGTTGAGGAATTGGCTTGCTTTAATGATGAACGGGTGGTGAGGGCTGTTGCTACTTGTTCTATCCCGGTAATTACTGGTATTGGTCATCAACGGGATGAGTCTTTGGTAGATTTAGTTGCTGATGCCTGTGTACATACACCGACGGCGGCGGCGGAAACTGTTGTCCCATCTCTTGCAGATTTGTATTTTCAGCATCGCCAAAGGATAGTTGCGCTACGTGAGGCGGTAGGGGAATTTACGGTAAATTCTGAGAATAAGTTGCAAGGTTTACGCGATCGCTTGCGGCGTTTAGGATTAGATAAACAGGTGCAGCAGGAGTTACAGCAGCTAAATTGGAAAAGGCAACAATTGATACAGGTGACTTTGGGGCGATCGCACCAAGCCCAGCAGCGTTTAGAATTATTACGGGAAAAGTTGGCTAGTCTTGACCCCAAAGCGGTGTTACAGCGTGGTTATGCTGTGGTGAGGCGGGAAAATGGGGAAATAGCTCGTTCTGCTTCTGAGTTAACTGTGGGGGAGGATTTATTGATTCAGTTGGGGCTGGGGGAGGTTAAAGTGAAGGTGATGGAACTGAAGGATTAACGAACCGCAGAGGCGCAGAGGACACAGAGAGTTGAATGGTTAAGCGTAAGGATGATTCGAGGGCGGGTTGGAGTTATGAAGAGAAGGTGCGGGAGATAGAAGCAATTATTGCTCGCATTGAGGCGGGTGAGTTGGATTTGGAGCAAGTGTTTGAGCAGTTTTGTACTGCTGTTGAGTCTTTGCGTCAGTGTGAAAGTTTTTTGCAGCAGCGACAGCAACAGGTAAATCTGTTAATTGAAACTTTGACTGATGACTAACAGTTAAAACCTTCGCGTTATGTATCTTTCACAGGAAATAACTTGAGAATATCTTTTGTCTAAAACACTATCATCAAATATTATGTAACCATTGGCATCAAGCTCAATTACGTCTTTCACATTTTCCCATAGTAACCTCGGTGTTAACTTTTCTTTCTTCAAATAATAATTAATTGCATCATGGCTAATATGCTCTAAATGCTCTGCTAAATTGGTAATAGTGTAATTAATTTGACTGCTTAACAAGTATTGGCAGTAATTAAGCTTTAGTGGATAAGCATAAATATTTTGGGGTAAGCTCTCTAGTCCCCCCAGAACAGGCATCTTGCCTGTTCCACAAGAGAAACATAATGCAACATTTTAAGCTTGTCACACCAGTAGGGTGGGCAATGCCCACCATAAAATTTTACACCTTAAACTTTTCGGTAATCCGCTTCATTGCTTCTTCGACATTTTCCCGACTATTAAAAGCCGAAATGCGGAAGTAGCCTTCACCCGCAGCGCCAAAACCAGAACCAGGTGTACCCACCACATTCACAGTGTGCAGCAGCTTATCGAAAAATTCCCAACTAGATAAATTATTGGGAGTCTTGACCCAAACATAAGGTGCATTTACCCCACCATACACAGCTAATCCAGCCGCTAACAGTTGTTCACGAATAATTTGGGCATTTTCTAGGTAAAAACTCACCAATGCCCGAATTTGCGCTTTTCCAGCTTCAGAGTATACAGCTTCAGCACCCCGTTGGATAATATAGGAAACACCATTAAATTTAGTCGATTGGCGGCGATTCCACAACTTCCACAGTTGCACATCCGAACCATCAGCCGCTTTTGCTGTCAGCGTCTTGGGTACAACGGTTAACGCGCAACGGGTTCCGGTAAAACCTGCATTTTTAGAAAAGGAACGAAACTCAATGGCACATTCCCTTGCGCCTGAAATCTCATATATGGAGTGAGGAAGAGCGGGATCGGTGATATAAGCTTCGTAGGCAGCATCAAAGAAAATAATCGAATTATTCGCCTTAGCATAGTCTACCCATGCTTGGAGGTATTCCCTCGTAGCAGTTGCACCAGTGGGGTTATTGGGGAAACACAGATAAATTAAATCGACTTTCTGAGAGGGAATTTCAGCCTTGAAGTTATTATCAGCCGAAATTGGCAAATATACTAAACCACCAAACTCGCCTTTATCGTTAGCAACCCCGGTATTACCAGCCATGACGTTAGTGTCTACATAGACGGGGTATACAGGGTCAGTAACTGCAATTATGTTATTGTTGCCGAAAATGTCGAGAATGTTGCCGGAATCGCACTTAGAACCATCGGAGATAAAGATCTCTGAGGCATCTATATCAGCCCCTCTGGCTTGAAAATCGTGGGCGGCAATTTTTTCCCTTAACCAAGCATAACCTTGTTCTGGACCATAGCCTTTAAAGGTAGTGCGATCGCCCATTTCTTCTACAGCCTTAATCATAGCTGTGCGGCAAGCTTCCGGCAGAGGCTCCGTAACATCGCCAATACCCAAGCGGATAATTTTAGCATCAGGATTAGCTTCAGCAAAGGCATTCACCCGCCGCGCAATTTCAGGAAACAGATAACCAGCTTTCAGCTTCAGGTAGTTGTCGTTAATCGTTGCCATAGTAGAGTAAAAAAAACAGTCTAGATAAAACAGCTTATCTGTTTTTTCTCAAGCTGTGCCAAAATCTTTGGCGTTGCTCAAAACAAGTATGAATTTCAATGTAGAGACGTTCCATGGAACGTCTCTACAAAGGTTTTGACTCATAGATATGTGCAGAACTCTGAAGATTCCACATAGGTGTATACCAAAAGAAGTGGTAATCACAGAAATAGTTTGTTGTCGCTTTCAATAATTAGTTCCGATGACAGATTTAATGCCAAGCTTGGAATTGTTAATCTATGACTGTCAGTAAAAATATTTACTAAATTAAAAATCATGAACATTCTTGCATGGATTGCTTTAGGTTTAATTGCTGGAGCTATCGCTAAAGCCATTTACCCCGGACATCAAGGTGGTGGCATTTTAGGAACAATCTTACTGGGAATTATCGGTGCTTTTATTGGTGGTAGCTTGGGAGTATTTTTTAGTACAGGAACCTTTGCCTTAGCGGCTCCTACTCTCAGTATTACGGGTATCATCTTAGCAATACTTGGTGCCATCGTGGCTATTTTCTTGTGGAACTTGTTAACTTCTCGCAGTGCTGCATAAATAATTAAATTGCCTAATTAGTTAGTAGTTATTTAAGTTTCTACTGATATGAGGTAAATATGGATGTAAATAATTTTTTGCAACGTTATGCTTCTGGAGAACGAGACTTTGATCAGGTTGATTTGAGTAGAGCTAATCTAGGCGGAGCCATTCTACATAAAGTTAATCTTAGCGGTGCAAATCTTCGTCAAGCCAACCTGAATAAAGCACATCTCGAAGATGCAAATCTCAGTAATGCAGATTTAAGTACAACTTATCTGACAGCTGCCAATTTAGAAGGCGCTAACTTACAAGGAGCCAACCTGCATAAAGCTGATTTGGATCGTGCAAATTTACGAGATGCAAATTTGACTAACGCCAACTTGTCAGGAGCGAATTTTCGTAATGCTACTCTCCCCGATGGTACTGTTTCAGATTAGCTCGAAAAAGGACAATTTATCTAAACAATCTTACCACAATTGTGTTAAATATTAAAACAAAATTGCTGCTAATCAAACTGATTCAGCAGCAATTCCTCCTTTTTTGAGCAATATTTCTAAAGTGCTTCAAGACCCCAGATTTATTTGTGAAATTAATCCAAAATCCAAAATCCAAAATCCAAAGTGCTTCAAGACCCCAGATTTATTTGTGAAATTAATCCAAAATCCAAAATCCAAAATCCAAAGTGCTTCAAGACCCCAGATTTATTTGTGAAATTAATCCAAAATCCAAAATCCAAAATCCAAAATCCAAAATTGGATGACTTCTAAACCTTGGCAATGGTGACAGTTTGTGGTTGATTTTGATACTTTCCAAAGCGCTCTGCGTAAGTTGTTTGACATGGTTCCCCTTCTAAAAAGAGCAGCTGCAACACACCCTCATTAGCGTAGACGCGACAGTCTGCACTAGAAGCATTGCTGAACTCCAAAGTCAAGAACCCTTCCCATGAAGCTTCCGCAGGAGTTATGTTGGCAATAATACCGCAACGCGCCATTGTTGATTTTCCAATACAAATAACTGTAATGTTCGCAGGAATCCGCAATCGTTCCAGCGAGACACCTAAAGCATATGAATTTGCGGGAATAATGAAAAACGCTCCATCTTCATCGGTTTGCAGTGCAATAGATTCTAGGTTGTCAGGGTTAAACCGCTTGGGATTGACAACTGTACCGGGAATATGTCTAAAAATCCGAAAATCTGTGGGAGCTAATCTCAAATCATAGCCGTAGCTAGACAAACCGTAACTAATAACTCGCCTGTGTTCAACCTGGCGCACTAGGGAACTTTCAAATGGAGAAATCATCCCTAGTTTGGCTTGTTCGATAATCCATTTATCATTCTTAAGCACGTTTTACCTCTGTTTAATTGACACTCCCCGCCCTAAAGGGTCGGGCATTCTACATTCATCCTAGTCACTTACTCTACCAGGGTTTCCGCCTCGGTGACTTTGTTGTAAAATAATTTTCACAGTAACGGTAATTAACCTGTATAAAAACCCAAGTGCCTCACGGCAATCTGTAGAAAGTCGCTCTCTGGGAAAAATGATGAAATCATGATAAAATAGGCAAAAGTGTTAAACCTTGCGCCAAGATTCGCTTTCCTAACAAAAAAGAATTTGTTGATCATCACTCACTAGACCATAATGTTATGTTTTCCCGTATTCCCGAACGAGCTATGCATAACATCAGTTGGGTTTTAACCTGCGGTTGGTTATTACTCATTGCCTCATTATTTTATGATCCTATTTCCCCATTTTTAACCGCACCAGAACGAACGTGGAGTCCCTTTCGCATTCGCCCAGAAGAATGTATTGCCATTCAAAATAATTGTTTAGAATTAAAACCCTATGCCCTGGGCGCACCCATATTTTGGGGAATGATTGTTCCTAGTAGCATTTTTATTTTATTAGTCTTTGGACATGAACTTTGGCGACGTATTTGTCCTCTTTCTTTTCTATCCCAAATTCCCCATGCTTTAGGGTGGCAAAGAAAATTTAAACGCACTGATGCAAAATCTGGCAAAGTCCGTTACCAAATCCCAAAAATCAAACCCAATTCTTGGCTCGGTCGCAATTATCTCTATCTTCAATTTGGTTTATTATTCATTGGATTATGTTTTCGGATTCTATTTATTAACAGCGATCGCCTATTTTTAGGTCTATGGCTAACCATAACAATTATTGCTGCCATTACAGTCGGTTATTTATATGGTGGCAAAACATGGTGTAACTATTTTTGTCCAATGACTCCCGTACAAAAAATCTATGCAGAACCGATGGGATTATTTACCAGTAAAGCCCACATGAGCGAAACCCCAATTACTCAATCTATGTGTCGAGTTGTTGTAGAAGATAATAAAGAAAAAAGTGCCTGTGTTGCTTGTCAAAAACCCTGCATTGATATTGATGCCGAAGGTTCTTATTGGGAAGGCTTAGAAAAACCACAAATTCAATTTATTTATTATTCTTATTTCGGGCTATTCGTCGGCTATTTCTTCTATTATTACCTCTATGCTGGGAATTGGGATTATTATTTTTCCGGCGCATGGGCAATTGAAGGGGACACACTTGAACACCTTTTTTCAGCAGGTTGGTATCTTTATGGTCAAGTAATTCCTATCCCCAAATTATTGGCTGTACCTATTACCCTCGGTTTATTTACCGCTTGGGGCTATGTCCTCGGTTTAGTTGGTGAAAAAGTTTATCGCTATTATTTAAATCTCAGAAACAAGAAAAATAAACTCCCTTTTATTCGTCATCATTTATTTAGCATTTGTACTTTCCTCGCCTTCAATTTATTTTTTATTTTTGGCGGTCGTCCTTTTATTTGTCTGTTGCCAAATTATGCCCAAGAAGCCTTTGATATTTTAATCGTTGTGGTCAGTTCCTTTTGGTTAATGCGTGTCCTCAAACGGGAACCGGAACTATATGCCCGTGAAGGATTAGCTGGACGATTCCGTAAACAATTAATCAAGATGAACTTCCCAATTGACAGTTACTTTTCAGGGCGGGATATTGACGATCTAAATCCCTATGAAGTTTATGTTATTGCTAAACTTTTACCTGGTTTTAGTAAGGAAAAATGCAATGCATATAAAGGTGTTTTGCGGGAAGCCCTAGAGGAAGGTTATGTCAATTCTGCCAATAGTCTCGAAGTTTTATGGCAATTACGCACTGAATTAGGCATTAATGATCGAGAACATGAACAAATTTTAGTCGAGGTTGGCATTGAAGATCCGACATTATTAGATCCCAATCGTCAACGCGATATTGAAAATTCAGTGCGTGTTTCTGGCTATCATCAATCCTTAGTGCGATTAATCACCATCCAAAAAATGATTGGGAGCAATTTAGAAAATAATGTCATGATTGATCCGATGACGGGTGAGCCAGAAATCAGGGGTGAAGAAAAACCTTCCCCTGAAATTCTGAAACAACAAGCCAAGCTCTACCTCGAAAGATTAGAAAAATTAGTCAATTCCTATCATGCATTAAATCAACCCTTTGCTGCCGAATTTCGTCCGATTATTTCCCTTTTACGCGGTGTCCTTCGTCAAGAAACAGAATTATTATTCACAGATCTATTGCATCGTTTAGAACAGCTTGATTTAGCTGAAAGTTTACCGATAGCCCAAGTATTAGGAAGTTTATTACCCACTGTTTTAAAAGGTATTTTGATGGATAAAGCAGCAGGTTGGCAGCATCGTTTAACCCCTGAGATTTTGCATACCTTAGCACAACCGCCCCAATCTGCTTATTGTTCTTTAGAGTTACCCCTCAGCACATTTATTGATACCTTGGAAACCCTGATCACAGAACCGAATGTTCTGATCAAAACAGTTTGCCTCTATTTATTACAACAGTTTTATCCCAAACGAGGGATTACTTTAGCCGAGCAAATTATGCCGCAGTCTGACGGCGAACACCACACTTTATTACAAGAAATTATCCCCCGATTAACAAAATACAAGGGCGAATTAAGACTATCCCATTTACCGATTTTTGAACGCATTGTTTATCTCTTTAACAGTGATTTTTTTGCGTCTTTGGATAGTCAGACATTGATTGAATTAGCCTATCGGGCTGATGTAAAAATCTTTTTCCTTGATGAAAATATTACCGAATCGGGGGATACTTGCCGTGAACTCCTATTACTCATAGAAGGAAGTGTTGAAATTGTTACTAAACGAGCCGATGGTACTGAATTTGTTTACTGTTTATTACCAGGTTGTATCCTTGATGAATTAGAAGTTTTAAGCCATACAAATCTTATGGGAACTATTATGGCTAAAGCCGAAATAACCCGTATCTTAGCCATTCCGGTACAGGCATTTGATGATTTACTAGAGGGCGATCGCCACCTTGCAATGAAAGTTTTAGAGCTTGAAAGTATCCGACTGAAAACTCTATTGCAGAGAGGATTTTATGAACGGGGGTAAAATTATGGTGACTAATGCGGCTAATCTTTCTTTTTTGAAATACTCAATAATATAGGACTCCTATTTGATTTTTGAACAATCTCGGTATAACACAAAAAGGTTTTTCCCTACTCCCCACTCCCCACTCCCCACTCCCTACCTACGCAAATAAATGCAGAAATCAAACCGGATTACTATATTAGGACTTTATTTAGCAGTTAGAGGATGTCTGAAAACTTTTTCGTGTTGCATAAAACACTTGTAGATCCCCCTAAATCCCCCTTAAAAAGGGGGACTTTGATTAATTTTCCCCCCCCTTATTAAGGGGGGTAAGGGGGGATCTGGATAAAACTGATACTTCTCACCGGAAAACAGGATTTGGCTTCGTTCAAGAGCCTCCCTGTCACCTCAAATCGGTAAAAATTACATTTTCGCGGGACATACACGCAGATTTTCACCATGTAAGACGGTATCTGGTAACCTGAAGGCAGTTTACTTCTGTATAAAATTTCTGAGGCAACTCTCATGGTTTGGCAGCGTCCCGATGGTAGGCAACCTTATGAACTCCGTCCCATCAGTTTTCACGCGGGTTTTACCCGCTTTGCGCCCGGTTCAGTCCTGACAAAGTTTGGAGACACCCAGATACTTTGTACTGTCAGTGTAAGTGAGGGAGTACCGAAATTTTTAGCAGGAACTGGCAAAGGTTGGTTAACATCTGAGTATCGAATGTTACCTTCATCCACACAAGAACGCCAACCACGGGAATTGTTAAAGTTGTCTGGACGAACTCAAGAAATTCAACGTTTAATTGGACGTAGCTTACGAGCAGCTATTGATTTTGAGGCGTTGGGGGAACGAACACTAACT
The window above is part of the Nodularia spumigena CCY9414 genome. Proteins encoded here:
- the recA gene encoding recombinase RecA, whose amino-acid sequence is MAINTDTSGKEKALNIVLNQIERSFGKGAIMRLGDATRMRVETISTGALTLDLALGGGLPKGRVIEIYGPESSGKTTVALHALAEVQKNGGVAAFVDAEHALDPTYAAALGVDIENLLVSQPDTGESALEIVDQLVRSAAVDIVVIDSVAALVPRAEIEGDMGDIHVGLQARLMSQALRKITGNIGKSGCTVIFINQLRQKIGITYGSPETTTGGNALKFYASVRLDIRRIQTLKKGTEEFGNRVKVKVAKNKVAPPFRVAEFDIIFGKGVSTLGCLVDLAEETGIIVRKGAWYSYNGDNISQGRDNAIKYLEEKPEFTAEIKELVRQKLDMGAVVSANSVSKSNEEDEDVELEEE
- a CDS encoding HNH endonuclease, encoding MSQISEEVRARIRTQANNQCGYCRSLQKYVLGILEIEHIIPKAAGGTDDEENLWLACRLCNCYKGIQTHAKDPVTNRKVKLFNPRQQKWSRHLTWTNDGTQIAGLTACGRATVLALQLNNPYAVTVRQAWVSAGWHPPTEK
- the xseA gene encoding exodeoxyribonuclease VII large subunit, coding for MTFNSLIPDTALSVAGLTDYIRLLLEQDNQLRQVWVIGEVSSANNHRRGLFFTLQDPEATAGIKCVVWKSQIPKLAQMPIAGEQLIILGSIRVYPQRGEYQLSVWQAIPAGAGLQALGYQQLKNRLLAEGLFDTERKRPLPLHPQTIAVVTSPTAAAWGDIQKTLKQRYPGLQVLFSPATVQGEQAPDSIVKAINRVNRDGRAQVLILSRGGGAVEELACFNDERVVRAVATCSIPVITGIGHQRDESLVDLVADACVHTPTAAAETVVPSLADLYFQHRQRIVALREAVGEFTVNSENKLQGLRDRLRRLGLDKQVQQELQQLNWKRQQLIQVTLGRSHQAQQRLELLREKLASLDPKAVLQRGYAVVRRENGEIARSASELTVGEDLLIQLGLGEVKVKVMELKD
- the xseB gene encoding exodeoxyribonuclease VII small subunit; translation: MVKRKDDSRAGWSYEEKVREIEAIIARIEAGELDLEQVFEQFCTAVESLRQCESFLQQRQQQVNLLIETLTDD
- a CDS encoding LL-diaminopimelate aminotransferase, producing MATINDNYLKLKAGYLFPEIARRVNAFAEANPDAKIIRLGIGDVTEPLPEACRTAMIKAVEEMGDRTTFKGYGPEQGYAWLREKIAAHDFQARGADIDASEIFISDGSKCDSGNILDIFGNNNIIAVTDPVYPVYVDTNVMAGNTGVANDKGEFGGLVYLPISADNNFKAEIPSQKVDLIYLCFPNNPTGATATREYLQAWVDYAKANNSIIFFDAAYEAYITDPALPHSIYEISGARECAIEFRSFSKNAGFTGTRCALTVVPKTLTAKAADGSDVQLWKLWNRRQSTKFNGVSYIIQRGAEAVYSEAGKAQIRALVSFYLENAQIIREQLLAAGLAVYGGVNAPYVWVKTPNNLSSWEFFDKLLHTVNVVGTPGSGFGAAGEGYFRISAFNSRENVEEAMKRITEKFKV
- a CDS encoding GlsB/YeaQ/YmgE family stress response membrane protein, yielding MNILAWIALGLIAGAIAKAIYPGHQGGGILGTILLGIIGAFIGGSLGVFFSTGTFALAAPTLSITGIILAILGAIVAIFLWNLLTSRSAA
- a CDS encoding pentapeptide repeat-containing protein, coding for MDVNNFLQRYASGERDFDQVDLSRANLGGAILHKVNLSGANLRQANLNKAHLEDANLSNADLSTTYLTAANLEGANLQGANLHKADLDRANLRDANLTNANLSGANFRNATLPDGTVSD
- the dcd gene encoding dCTP deaminase; its protein translation is MLKNDKWIIEQAKLGMISPFESSLVRQVEHRRVISYGLSSYGYDLRLAPTDFRIFRHIPGTVVNPKRFNPDNLESIALQTDEDGAFFIIPANSYALGVSLERLRIPANITVICIGKSTMARCGIIANITPAEASWEGFLTLEFSNASSADCRVYANEGVLQLLFLEGEPCQTTYAERFGKYQNQPQTVTIAKV
- a CDS encoding cyclic nucleotide-binding domain-containing protein — protein: MFSRIPERAMHNISWVLTCGWLLLIASLFYDPISPFLTAPERTWSPFRIRPEECIAIQNNCLELKPYALGAPIFWGMIVPSSIFILLVFGHELWRRICPLSFLSQIPHALGWQRKFKRTDAKSGKVRYQIPKIKPNSWLGRNYLYLQFGLLFIGLCFRILFINSDRLFLGLWLTITIIAAITVGYLYGGKTWCNYFCPMTPVQKIYAEPMGLFTSKAHMSETPITQSMCRVVVEDNKEKSACVACQKPCIDIDAEGSYWEGLEKPQIQFIYYSYFGLFVGYFFYYYLYAGNWDYYFSGAWAIEGDTLEHLFSAGWYLYGQVIPIPKLLAVPITLGLFTAWGYVLGLVGEKVYRYYLNLRNKKNKLPFIRHHLFSICTFLAFNLFFIFGGRPFICLLPNYAQEAFDILIVVVSSFWLMRVLKREPELYAREGLAGRFRKQLIKMNFPIDSYFSGRDIDDLNPYEVYVIAKLLPGFSKEKCNAYKGVLREALEEGYVNSANSLEVLWQLRTELGINDREHEQILVEVGIEDPTLLDPNRQRDIENSVRVSGYHQSLVRLITIQKMIGSNLENNVMIDPMTGEPEIRGEEKPSPEILKQQAKLYLERLEKLVNSYHALNQPFAAEFRPIISLLRGVLRQETELLFTDLLHRLEQLDLAESLPIAQVLGSLLPTVLKGILMDKAAGWQHRLTPEILHTLAQPPQSAYCSLELPLSTFIDTLETLITEPNVLIKTVCLYLLQQFYPKRGITLAEQIMPQSDGEHHTLLQEIIPRLTKYKGELRLSHLPIFERIVYLFNSDFFASLDSQTLIELAYRADVKIFFLDENITESGDTCRELLLLIEGSVEIVTKRADGTEFVYCLLPGCILDELEVLSHTNLMGTIMAKAEITRILAIPVQAFDDLLEGDRHLAMKVLELESIRLKTLLQRGFYERG